The Sediminispirochaeta smaragdinae DSM 11293 genome has a segment encoding these proteins:
- a CDS encoding EFR1 family ferrodoxin (N-terminal region resembles flavodoxins. C-terminal ferrodoxin region binds two 4Fe-4S clusters.) — MNVSILVFSPSGHTLKVAKNIEKAFKEKDNTVRLINITGKPEFLYGEHIKEALEKALGEYDLLCIGGPLYAGHVEHTILQTIGALPVPDEQHSKLAVPFVSYGGVHSSVALEEMGKKLRKKGYKSILGIKIAAKHTLTSTYANVIYEDKPGPEEEKLIAEAVEHVISIIHTKGKDAENQSKAFKYAPPKERFLFKIFSQEKLHRNFKQVRIDAAKCIKCKKCISACPVDMFTYADGEIVMHRDNSSCILCAECFHTCPAGAIEHPYIEMGRKRLNDGFAKLEEPASALYGGR, encoded by the coding sequence ATGAATGTTTCCATACTGGTATTCAGCCCGTCAGGGCATACCCTAAAGGTCGCCAAAAACATTGAAAAAGCTTTCAAGGAAAAAGACAACACCGTCAGACTCATCAACATAACAGGCAAACCAGAGTTTCTCTATGGGGAGCATATCAAAGAGGCCCTTGAGAAAGCGCTTGGCGAATATGATCTCCTCTGCATAGGAGGTCCGCTGTATGCCGGCCATGTTGAACATACGATTTTGCAGACAATCGGGGCCCTGCCTGTTCCCGACGAGCAGCATTCGAAGCTTGCGGTACCCTTTGTAAGCTATGGAGGTGTACACAGCAGCGTCGCCCTTGAAGAAATGGGGAAGAAACTAAGAAAGAAAGGGTACAAATCAATACTCGGAATCAAGATAGCCGCAAAGCACACCCTTACGTCAACGTATGCCAATGTGATCTATGAGGACAAGCCAGGCCCGGAAGAAGAAAAGCTCATAGCCGAAGCCGTGGAACACGTTATTTCTATTATTCACACTAAAGGGAAAGATGCTGAAAACCAGTCCAAAGCATTCAAATACGCCCCGCCCAAAGAGCGGTTTTTGTTTAAAATCTTCAGTCAGGAAAAACTCCATAGAAACTTTAAGCAAGTGCGTATCGATGCTGCGAAATGCATCAAGTGCAAGAAATGTATATCGGCCTGTCCTGTCGATATGTTCACATATGCAGATGGCGAAATTGTCATGCATCGGGACAACAGTAGCTGCATACTCTGTGCGGAATGCTTTCATACCTGTCCCGCAGGTGCCATTGAACATCCCTACATAGAAATGGGAAGGAAACGGCTCAACGATGGATTTGCAAAGCTGGAAGAACCTGCATCCGCCCTGTATGGAGGCAGATGA
- a CDS encoding NAD(P)-dependent oxidoreductase, whose protein sequence is MMKLLIFGATGGTGHEIMTQALEQNHIVTAFVRNPDKVKLAHSNLRIVQGDILDYKSVIPAVEGQEVILSALGIRILKKNTIISDGTKNILRVAEDTGVKRFICMSAIGIGESKAQQNRLGPLYNRFMIPFLLRNMFADKEIQEGYIMDSNTDWTLVRAAILTNGPKSGRYRTLTPYDQSVTAKISRSDVADFMLKQITDDSMLRKAVSISD, encoded by the coding sequence ATGATGAAACTACTGATATTCGGTGCAACCGGCGGCACGGGCCATGAGATTATGACACAGGCCCTTGAACAGAACCATATTGTAACGGCGTTTGTACGCAATCCCGATAAAGTAAAACTGGCACACAGCAATCTCAGGATTGTGCAGGGAGACATTCTTGATTACAAGTCGGTCATACCGGCAGTCGAAGGGCAGGAGGTCATCCTTTCGGCTCTCGGAATAAGAATCCTGAAAAAGAATACCATTATTTCGGACGGAACGAAAAACATTCTCCGTGTTGCAGAAGATACAGGAGTCAAACGGTTCATCTGCATGTCGGCGATAGGAATAGGGGAAAGCAAGGCCCAGCAAAATAGGCTGGGCCCGCTCTATAACCGGTTTATGATCCCTTTTCTGCTCAGGAATATGTTCGCTGATAAGGAAATCCAGGAAGGCTATATCATGGACAGCAATACGGATTGGACTCTTGTTCGGGCCGCGATTCTGACAAACGGCCCGAAAAGCGGCAGATACCGTACGCTTACCCCTTATGATCAATCTGTTACAGCAAAAATATCCAGATCCGATGTTGCCGATTTCATGCTCAAACAAATTACCGACGACAGCATGCTGCGCAAGGCGGTAAGCATATCGGATTAG
- a CDS encoding ArgP/LysG family DNA-binding transcriptional regulator, with translation MFDYRQIEAFGAVIEYGGFDRAADALGLTQSAVTQRVKHLESYVGEPLLVRSNPPVPTKAGIPLYSHFKKIRLLEEDLERGTETRLSGTALSLGVGASTLGSWFLPVLRLIMKFTLVDLHVGEAKVVHRLLQLGNLAGCISLRSQPSRGCSVTYLGNLVLRCVATKEFKKYFFPLGITAESMTAAPAILFHPESQMMRMYQKKVLKIAPFDVPSHIIPSQSEYLHMISSGVAYGFLPDPLFRQVQADHRLIDLSPLAPIIIPQYWHRWGIDSELLEHVTLKIQEAAQASLLRDQT, from the coding sequence ATGTTTGATTATCGACAAATCGAAGCCTTTGGGGCGGTTATCGAATACGGCGGCTTTGACAGGGCGGCTGATGCCCTCGGCTTGACGCAATCGGCGGTCACGCAGCGGGTGAAACATCTGGAGTCCTATGTGGGAGAGCCTTTACTGGTTCGTTCGAATCCGCCGGTTCCAACCAAAGCGGGAATCCCTTTATACAGCCATTTTAAAAAAATACGGCTGCTGGAAGAGGACCTGGAGCGGGGCACGGAAACAAGGCTTTCGGGAACGGCCTTATCCCTGGGAGTGGGCGCTTCTACGCTTGGCAGTTGGTTTCTTCCTGTGCTGCGCCTGATTATGAAATTCACGCTGGTCGATCTGCATGTCGGCGAAGCAAAGGTTGTTCATCGTCTTCTTCAGTTGGGAAATCTGGCAGGTTGTATCTCGCTTCGAAGTCAGCCTTCCAGGGGCTGTTCCGTTACCTATCTTGGCAATCTCGTTCTCCGGTGTGTTGCTACGAAGGAGTTTAAAAAGTATTTTTTTCCTCTAGGGATAACAGCGGAATCCATGACCGCTGCGCCGGCGATCCTGTTCCATCCTGAAAGCCAGATGATGCGAATGTATCAAAAGAAAGTGTTAAAGATTGCCCCTTTTGATGTACCTTCCCATATTATTCCCTCGCAGAGTGAATATCTGCATATGATCAGCAGTGGAGTTGCCTATGGATTTCTGCCTGATCCCCTTTTTCGGCAGGTTCAGGCCGATCACCGACTTATCGATCTGTCGCCCCTGGCTCCAATTATCATTCCCCAGTACTGGCACCGATGGGGTATCGATTCGGAATTGCTGGAACATGTCACCCTGAAAATACAGGAAGCGGCACAGGCCAGTCTACTTCGGGATCAAACGTAA
- the pflB gene encoding formate C-acetyltransferase, whose amino-acid sequence MEQWKDFNTGNWNNKVDIRDFIQRNIVPYEGDASFLSPATERTKKLWEKASKLIQEESQKGILDAETNIPSTVISHKPGYLDKEDELIVGFQTDKPLKRGIMPRGGLRVVKKALTAHGYELAPEVEKIFSTYRKTHNDGVFSAYSSEIRKARHSGILTGLPDAYGRGRIIGDYRRVALYGIDFLINEKKKSFAALKTPIIDEEVIRKREEISEQIQSLNDLKTMASMYGFDLSLPAGNAREAIQWTYFAYLAAIKDQDGAAMSLGRVSSFFDIYIERDFTRGILTEAEAQELMDQFVMKLRMVRFLRTPEYDELFSGDPTWVTESIGGMGVDGRTLVSKNSFRMLHTLENLGPAPEPNMTVLWTPRLPLGFRNYCTKVSIDTSAIQYENDCLMRTYFGDDYGIACCVSAMKLGKQMQFFGARANLAKALLYAINGGKDEKTGDQIAPKYEAIVSEYLDYDEVMEKYNVMLEWLANLYIKTLNIIHFMHDKYNYESLQMALHDDTVVRTMACGIAGLSVVADSLSAIKYAKVKVIRNESGLAVDYEVEGDYPAFGNNDDRVDLIANNLVEQFMEKLRNQKTYRNAEPTQSILTITSNVVYGKKTGATPDGRKAGAPFGPGANPLHGRDTNGALACFSSIAKLPYEHAIDGISYTFSIVPQALGKDEQNSVNNLTSLLDGFFLDGGHHVNINVLNRETLLDAMDHPEKYPQLTIRVSGYAVNFVKLTREQQLDVINRTFHDIL is encoded by the coding sequence ATGGAACAATGGAAAGACTTTAATACCGGAAACTGGAATAACAAGGTCGATATACGGGATTTTATTCAGAGAAATATCGTTCCCTACGAGGGAGATGCATCCTTTTTATCTCCGGCGACTGAAAGAACGAAGAAGCTTTGGGAAAAGGCTTCAAAACTCATACAGGAAGAATCCCAAAAGGGAATTCTCGATGCAGAAACAAACATCCCCTCTACCGTAATTTCCCACAAACCAGGATATCTCGACAAAGAAGATGAGTTGATTGTCGGTTTCCAGACCGATAAGCCGCTTAAACGGGGGATTATGCCGAGAGGCGGATTGCGGGTCGTAAAAAAAGCTCTAACGGCCCACGGATATGAGCTGGCCCCCGAGGTGGAGAAAATATTCAGTACATACAGAAAAACCCATAACGACGGGGTATTCAGCGCCTATTCAAGTGAAATACGCAAGGCCCGTCATTCAGGAATCCTCACGGGCCTGCCGGATGCTTACGGTCGGGGACGTATTATCGGTGACTACAGAAGGGTTGCCCTGTATGGAATCGATTTTCTTATAAACGAAAAGAAAAAATCCTTCGCGGCGCTCAAGACCCCGATCATCGATGAAGAGGTTATTCGAAAAAGAGAAGAGATCTCGGAGCAAATACAAAGCCTCAACGACCTGAAAACAATGGCAAGCATGTACGGATTCGATCTCTCCCTGCCTGCAGGAAACGCCAGAGAGGCTATTCAGTGGACCTATTTCGCCTATCTCGCTGCAATAAAAGACCAGGACGGGGCAGCCATGTCCCTTGGCCGTGTTTCTTCCTTTTTCGATATCTACATCGAACGCGATTTTACCAGGGGGATTTTGACAGAGGCAGAAGCACAAGAGCTGATGGACCAGTTTGTCATGAAGCTGCGAATGGTACGCTTTCTCAGGACCCCGGAGTATGACGAACTGTTTTCCGGCGATCCAACCTGGGTAACCGAATCGATCGGAGGAATGGGGGTCGACGGCCGAACCTTAGTAAGCAAAAACAGCTTTCGAATGCTTCACACACTGGAAAACCTGGGACCGGCACCAGAACCAAATATGACGGTGTTATGGACCCCCCGCCTGCCCCTGGGGTTTAGAAACTACTGCACGAAAGTCTCGATAGACACTTCGGCGATTCAATATGAAAACGACTGCCTGATGCGGACCTATTTCGGAGACGACTATGGAATAGCCTGCTGCGTTTCCGCTATGAAGCTCGGGAAACAGATGCAGTTTTTCGGCGCCAGAGCGAATCTTGCAAAGGCCTTGCTGTATGCCATCAACGGCGGAAAGGATGAAAAAACAGGCGATCAGATTGCCCCCAAGTACGAAGCCATTGTATCGGAATACCTGGACTACGATGAGGTTATGGAAAAGTACAATGTCATGCTGGAGTGGTTGGCCAATCTCTATATCAAAACACTCAACATTATCCACTTTATGCATGACAAGTATAACTACGAATCCTTACAGATGGCACTTCACGATGATACGGTTGTGAGGACCATGGCCTGCGGTATTGCCGGATTATCGGTGGTTGCAGATTCTTTATCGGCAATCAAATATGCAAAGGTAAAGGTTATTCGTAACGAAAGCGGACTTGCCGTCGATTACGAGGTTGAGGGCGACTACCCTGCCTTTGGAAATAACGATGACCGGGTTGATCTGATTGCAAACAACCTTGTCGAACAGTTCATGGAAAAGCTGCGTAATCAGAAGACATACAGGAATGCAGAACCGACACAGTCCATTCTTACCATCACAAGTAATGTTGTGTATGGAAAGAAGACCGGTGCTACCCCCGACGGACGAAAGGCGGGTGCGCCCTTTGGTCCGGGAGCCAACCCCCTTCACGGAAGAGATACCAACGGTGCCCTTGCCTGTTTTTCCTCAATTGCTAAGCTCCCCTACGAGCACGCTATCGACGGGATTTCGTATACCTTTTCGATCGTGCCACAGGCCCTGGGAAAAGATGAGCAGAATAGCGTGAACAATCTCACAAGCCTTCTGGATGGCTTCTTTCTTGATGGCGGACACCATGTCAATATTAATGTTCTGAACAGAGAAACCCTGCTGGATGCCATGGATCACCCGGAAAAATACCCGCAGCTGACCATTCGCGTTTCCGGCTACGCGGTTAATTTTGTGAAACTGACACGGGAACAGCAGCTTGATGTTATCAACAGAACCTTTCATGACATTCTATAA
- the pflA gene encoding pyruvate formate-lyase-activating protein: protein MMPVTGRIHSLETCGMVDGPGIRFLIFTQGCPLRCLYCHNPDTWKRTGGKEVTAHEIIETARKYKNYLLASGGGITITGGEPLFQADFVQALLLEAKAAGIHTAVDTSGFAPPAARKAVLPHADLVLLDIKSAVPALFKKISGVSITYTLATLNELKEWNVPVWIRHVVVPGLTDKPEDAEKLAHMLKGYPNIEKVEILPFHKMGEYKWEQLHEPYTLKETEAPSDELIHNIRTIFSRTMNIPIQ from the coding sequence ATGATGCCGGTAACCGGACGAATCCATTCCCTGGAAACCTGCGGGATGGTCGACGGCCCAGGGATTCGCTTTCTGATATTTACCCAGGGCTGCCCGCTTCGCTGTCTGTACTGTCACAACCCCGATACCTGGAAACGAACGGGCGGAAAGGAGGTTACGGCACATGAAATCATTGAAACGGCACGCAAGTATAAGAACTATCTGCTTGCCTCCGGCGGTGGGATAACCATCACCGGGGGTGAGCCCCTTTTCCAAGCCGATTTTGTACAGGCGCTGTTGTTGGAAGCCAAGGCAGCAGGGATTCACACGGCAGTTGATACCTCGGGCTTTGCCCCGCCTGCAGCACGGAAAGCGGTCCTTCCTCATGCCGATCTCGTTCTTCTTGATATAAAATCGGCCGTTCCCGCGCTCTTCAAGAAGATTTCCGGTGTTTCCATTACGTATACCCTGGCTACGCTCAACGAGCTTAAAGAGTGGAATGTACCGGTATGGATCAGGCATGTCGTTGTCCCCGGATTGACTGATAAGCCGGAAGATGCCGAAAAATTGGCACACATGCTGAAGGGCTACCCCAATATAGAAAAAGTAGAAATTCTCCCTTTCCATAAAATGGGAGAATACAAGTGGGAGCAACTGCATGAACCCTATACCTTAAAAGAGACCGAAGCTCCGTCAGACGAGCTGATACACAATATTCGCACAATCTTTAGCCGGACAATGAATATACCGATCCAATAA
- a CDS encoding histidine kinase N-terminal 7TM domain-containing protein has product MHFHFTYYFIISLISTFSTLLLALYGARHLQVPGIKPFIGCLIIGAFWSLMQGFEFMGTELSTKMFFANMEYVVAPLAPVMWFFMVVCFIGRREWLSPGRIALLILLPVLTSLLVWFDPWWGLVKRDFSLIEQRPFHVIGKEYGPWFWIIYGYGCLINGVSMLLLIKTMIDNKKAYRFQALFLLAGLSLIVTFSTLYTLQIIHFLI; this is encoded by the coding sequence ATGCATTTTCACTTCACCTATTACTTTATTATCTCTCTTATCTCCACATTTTCGACTCTACTTCTTGCACTCTACGGAGCGAGACATCTGCAGGTACCGGGAATCAAACCCTTTATCGGCTGCCTGATCATCGGGGCGTTTTGGTCTCTCATGCAGGGATTCGAGTTCATGGGAACAGAGCTTTCCACGAAAATGTTTTTTGCCAATATGGAATACGTAGTCGCCCCCCTGGCCCCCGTTATGTGGTTTTTCATGGTCGTTTGTTTTATCGGCCGCAGGGAATGGCTCTCTCCCGGGAGGATAGCCCTCCTGATTTTGCTTCCGGTTCTTACATCACTTCTTGTATGGTTCGATCCCTGGTGGGGCCTTGTAAAACGTGATTTTAGCTTGATAGAACAGCGCCCCTTTCACGTGATCGGAAAAGAGTACGGCCCCTGGTTCTGGATTATCTACGGCTATGGCTGCCTGATAAACGGGGTTTCCATGCTACTTCTTATCAAAACCATGATCGACAATAAGAAAGCATATAGATTCCAGGCCCTTTTCCTGCTGGCCGGTTTATCCCTGATTGTCACCTTCAGTACCCTCTATACCCTGCAAATCATTCACTTTTTGATATAA